The Sphingopyxis sp. BE259 nucleotide sequence TCGCCGCCCATATAGATGCAGACATTGTCGTTGCCGCGCGGTCTGATCTCGCCGCTCAGGTCGACTTTTGTTCCCATTGCATCGGACAATCCCTCTTCCGCGCTGCCCAGCGCGACAGTGCCGTCCTTGTAGATCGGCAGCGCGAGTTCCTTGACCATCATCGCGATGAAATCGGCCCGCGTCATCGCCGGAAATTCGGCCCGCGGCGACTTGATCAGATAATAGTCGTATTTGAGGTCCTTGGCGCTGTCGCGATGTTCGCAGCGGATCAGCATGGCGGGCGTCTCATTCTCCAGATCGCCTTTGGCCAGCAAATCGGCAGCCTGCTTTGCCTGACCGGTGGGCAGGCAATAGCCATCGGGCCCGCGGCCGGTGATCGCGACATCGTCGATGGTAAAATTCAGCGGGCTTGCCGCGAGCGCACTGCTGGCCGCCGCGGTCGCCGTCACCGCGATCAGGGCTTTCAGTCCTATGGCCGTTGCATTCTTCATTCCATTCCCCCTTGATTGAAACTCAAGCCCCCGGAACACCCAGAAGCTGCGCTTGTGCCTTCAATCGCCTCGCGGCGGCCGGATTGGCGGCAATCCCGTCCTTCAGCGCCTGTGCGGCCTTTGCTGATTCGCCCAGCGTCATCCGGCTACGCATCAGCATGATCCAGCGGTCGACGTCGGCGGGATTGGCCTTCAGCTTCGCCTCCAGCCCATCGACCATGCCCTTGATCATCTGATCCTGCTGCCCCTTGGGCAATTGCGATGCTGCTTCCATATCCGACCGGCTCGGTCCCGGGATCGCGCGCGCCGCGACCGGCATTTCGTCGGCGGTCAGCGGGCGCGCCTGGGTGCTGGCGAGGCGGCTGGCGACGTCGATCTTGTGGATCGCGCCAACTTGCTCGATCGTGCGGCGCAGGTCCGCCTCCCACGGCGCGCCCTGCGGCGTGTCGGCGAGCAGCGCGAACCAGTCGTCGATCGCGCCGCGATGGTCGCCGCCAATATCTTTTTTGACCGCCAGGAAATAGCGCGCTCGCGGATCCTTGGCATCGAGCGCGATCGCCTTGTCGAACGCGGACAGGGCGGCGGTGGGCATCGGGTCGCTGTCGCTGCCCATCACCCGCGCCTCACCCAGCGCCGACCATAGCCCCGCCGACTCGGGCGACAGCGCCGTCGCTTTTTCATACGCCGCCGCGGCCCCGGCAAAATCGCTGAGGTCGAATCGCGCCGCGCCGAGCGCCGTCCACGCCTCGGCGCTGTTCGGCTCGCTTTGGGTGCGGGCTTCGAGGGCGGCGAGTTGGTCGGACGGCGCAGTGCCGCTCCGTGCGATCGGATCGGCGGTCGCTGGGGCTGAGTCGCGCCAGATCGCATAGCCGATCGCCGCCGCGAGCAGCACGCAGGCGGCAATCAATATCGCCCGGTTGGTGCCGGTCATGCCCCGGTTGGCGTCCGCCCTCATGCCGTTGGTCTCGTTCATTTTTGCCCCTGTGCGTGGTCCCGCGAAAAATTGCCGCCTGTGCGCGCTGTCATATTGCCTTTGTTTGGCGATGGTGTAGCCTTTGACATACAAGGTCGGTCAACGATTAAAATATCGTCGGGGTCGCACCGGCTTTCCCAGTCATTCAGGGGAGGGGTGCATGGCAGTTTCGGATCACGTCGATTTTGCGACGTTCATGGAAGGCGTGAAAAAGCGGAACCCGGGGCAACCCGAGTTCGTCCAAGCGGTGCAGGAGGTGTCGGAGGACATCTTCGATTTCATCGCCGACAAGGAAGAATATCACGCGCAGCAGATTTTGCGGCGCATCGCCGAACCTGA carries:
- a CDS encoding tetratricopeptide repeat protein gives rise to the protein MNETNGMRADANRGMTGTNRAILIAACVLLAAAIGYAIWRDSAPATADPIARSGTAPSDQLAALEARTQSEPNSAEAWTALGAARFDLSDFAGAAAAYEKATALSPESAGLWSALGEARVMGSDSDPMPTAALSAFDKAIALDAKDPRARYFLAVKKDIGGDHRGAIDDWFALLADTPQGAPWEADLRRTIEQVGAIHKIDVASRLASTQARPLTADEMPVAARAIPGPSRSDMEAASQLPKGQQDQMIKGMVDGLEAKLKANPADVDRWIMLMRSRMTLGESAKAAQALKDGIAANPAAARRLKAQAQLLGVPGA